The genomic window TCACCGTAGCGGGAGAGCTGCCGGTCCGCCTCGGAGGGATCGAGCTGCTTGTAGGCTCCCAGGCGCTGGAAGAAGCCGATGCCGGCCGCCTCGGCGAGCTTGGAGGTCATGCGCCCTTCGCGCACGAGCCAGGCGAGCATCGCCTCGGTCTCCCGGTTGTGGGCGGGCAGAAGCTCGCGCATCTTGGATGAGGTCCAGGAGAAGCGTCTGCCCATCCGGTAGACCGCACCCGGGGAGGGGGTGAACCCAAAGCGGAGCCCCTTTTGGAGGGCGCGCGCGTAGAGCTCGTAGTCGTCCACGAGGTGGCCCGGGGTCCAGCCGCCGATCTGGAGGAGCGCCTCGCGCCGCCAGAGCTGGGCGCCGACCTGGGGGAACCAGAAGGCGAGCCAGAGGTAGAAGGGATCGGGGGGGTCGGGAAAGTGGGCAATCCACGGGGCGCCGGGGCCGTCCTCTCCCCACTGCTCGATCAAGGAAGGGGAGAGGAGGACATCGGCCGAGGGCTCCCCCGCTTCGCGGAGCTGGGTTTCGATCTTGGGGGGGAGAAGGTAGTCGTCGCTATCGAGCCACTGGATCCACTCCCCCCGGGCGACCGCGAGGATCGCGTTGCGGGCGTTCGAGGGGCCCGAGTTGCCCGGGAGCGCAAGAACGATGACGCGTTCGCCGAACCCCTCGAGGATCTCCCGGGTCCGGTCGGTCGAGCCGTCGTCGGCGACGATCACTTCCTTGTTGGGCCAGCTCTGCGCGAGGGCACTCTCGACCGCCTGCGCGATCCACTCTTCCCGGTTGTAGGCGGGGATCCCGATCGTGACGAGGGGAGCGGTCATGCGGGGGGGAGACGGCGGAGGGCCGCCGAGAAGCGTTCGGCCTGGGAGAAGCCGAGTCCACCCAGGAGGAGGCGGTAGAGCGGGCTGGGGGGGGTCCGCATCCAGCCGCGAGCGGAAGCCTCGGCGAAGAAGCGTTCGGCTTCCTCGGCTTGGCCGCTGCGGGCGAGCCAGCGGGCGACCAGGAAAAAGGCGTCGCCGGCGGAGTGGTGGAGAGCTGCGGTCCAACCCTCCTTCTCGTCGAGCCATCGAGCCATTTCGGTAAGGACGCCCCCCTTTTGATGAGCAAAGCTCCGGGTCCGTTCTGCGGAGAAGGGCCCGCGCCGGATCCGCCAGACGGCTCCCGGGGAGGGAGTCAGCCGGAAGCGGAGGCCGTGGCGCAGGGCCCGGCCGACGAGCTCGTAGTCATCAAAGAGCGGTGCCCGGTCGCTCCAGCCGCCGAGCTCTTGAAGGGCATCCCGGCGCCAGAGATAGCCGCCGGTCTGCGGCAGCTCCCCGGCAAACCAGCCGCCAAGGAGAGCCGCTTCCGGGCAGCGGGCCTGGGTGCGCAAGGTTTCTCCACCCTCGTCGAAGAGGCAGGGAGCGTAGAGGACATCTGCGTCGGTACCTCCGCTCGCCTCCCCAAGCTGGGTGGCGATCTTCTGCGGAAGAAGGACGTCGTCCTGGTCGAGCCACTGGATCCACTCTCCCCGGGCGGCCTCGAGGAGCGCGTTGCGGGCGGCGGCTCGCCCCCGGTTGGGCTGGGCCAGGAGGCGGATCCGGGGAAGGAAGGGCGCGAGGCGCTCTCGGGTCGGGTCGGTCGAGCCGTCGTCTACGACGAGCACTTCCTTCTCAGGCCAGGATTGGGCGAGCGCGCTCTCGACCGCTGCGGCAACCGTGCCGGCGCCGTCGTGCGCGGGGATGCCAATCGAGACGAACGGGGAGGCCACCAACGACGAGCCTGCCGATCGGGAGGGCGATCGTCAAGATCCAGGGGAAGGGAAAAGGGCGGACCTGGGTCCGCCCTTCCGGAGGAGGGCACAACCAGGTTCAGGGTCGCCCGGTCCAGCGCCGATCCAGGTCTTCCGCGATCCACGGAGGGATCGCGAAGAGGAGGGCGATCACCGGAGCCGCCCCCGCGGTCTTCAAGGCCAGCAGCGGGGTGAGCGCCGGGTGGCCGGGGGTCATCAGCACGACCGCGAGCTGCCCGATCCAGGCGAGCCCGACGAAGGCGGGCAGGAGGAGGTAGGGCCAGCGTACCGTGCGCCGGGCGAGCAGGACATAGGCGAGGCTCGCCTCCGCCAGCACGCCCAGGAGAGCCAGGCTGCGGGGATAGCCTTCGGTGATCCACTGCCTCACGAAGGTCCCGTCGGCGCCGGGCCAGCGGAAGAGGTCGTAGAAGAAGGCGGCGACCGCCGGAAGCGAGACGAGCAGCAGGGTCAAGGCGGCCAGCCAAGTCCACTGGGCGACCCGGGCGGCCAAGCCTCCGGGAACCGAAGTGTTGGGGCGCGTACTGAGTCGGGCTGCTTCCTGCGTCGCTTTGTTCGTGTCGTATGCGGCAATCATGGGCACTCCTTTATAAGGGTATCGCGAAATCCGCGAACCGTGATGACTACATTATGCTATCTTATGTACCGCGCAAGAAAAAAATACTATACGCTTAGCTTATGGTATGAGCAATGCGATCGAGCTTTCTCGCGCTCCAGAAGGGAGAGTGCCTTTCGGGGGACAAATCCCGCCGATGAGAAGGCGGGATCGAAAAAGAAAAAAGGCAAGAAAAACCGGTTGACACTCGGCGGCGATCGGCGCAACAAGGATTTGCTGTGAGAAAAGCGGGAATCCTGCTCGCCATCCTGGCGGCGTGCCATCTTGCGGGGGGCCACTGGCTCCTTTGGCAAGGTGCCGCCTGGGCCGGGATGCTCGTGCGCTATGCACAGAGCTATGGAGTCGAAGCGGGACTCACGATGACCTTCGACGGGAAGCATCCCTGCCACATCTGCAAGAATGTGGTCAAAGGAAAGAGCAAGGAGGATCAGAGCTCGCGGACCGAGCGGTCCCAGGATGACTCCGGGCTCTTTTTCCTTGCGGAGGATTCCGTCCTGGCCCCCCTGCTTCTCTCTCCGGAAACGCCGTTGCTCGACCAGCCCCGCCTGACGAGCCGAACGGATCCTCCCCATTCTCCCCCTCCCCGACCTCTCGCGTAACCATCGTGCCGGTCACGGCAAGGTGCGCCGGAACGGATCCAGGCTCGCTAGCCCTTACCAGTAGGCGAGCGTAGCCGCGGGTTCCGGCGCCAGGAAACGCGGATGTCAACGTGTGGGAGGAAGGGTGCAAAAGAAGTTGCTGCGGCCCGATGAGGCTGCGCGGATGCTGAGTGTGAGCCGCTGGACGATCTACCGCTGGGTGGGCGAAGGGCGGCTCGGAGGAACGCGGGTGGGCCCCGGATCGCTGCGGGTCTTCGCGGAGTCGGTCGAGGGGCTGATTTATCGCAACCGGATCGGGGGAGGCGGAGGAGCTTCGGGAGCCGCAATTGCTGCCGGGGCTCCGCGGAACGGAAAGGGGCTGCCCGAGCGCGGGCTCGAGTGGAGTGAGGAACCTTCGTCCGAAACCGAGGCTGCGGCTCGGGCGGAAGCTACCGGTGACGAAGCCCCGGAGGGGAAGCCAGCCGGGAGCCAGAACGGGCTCTGCTCTGGCAGGGGGAGAGGCCCCTGCCTGGCGCTGGCGGCGGGCCTGCTGCTCCTGCTCCATCCGCTCTGGGCCGCGACCCTTCCTTCCGATCCGCTCGACCCGTCGGCGGATGTCTCGGATTCCACGGGAAGCCCCGGGACGGGGGCGGCGGCGCCACTGGCGCAGCCCAAGCCCGAGTCGACCTTGTCGACCGTGACGGTGAAGGGGGCGTACGACACCCCTCAGATGCTGCCGACCGCCTCTCCGACCGACTCGGTCTACGGGCTCCCGATGGATGTCATGGATATCCCGCGGCAGGTGACCCCGATCAACAAGACGCTCATGGAGGTCGCGGGGGTCAATGCGCAGGGGGGGTACATGAACCCGATCAGCTTTGCGATGATCAACCCGACCGCCTTCGGGGGTGTCGATGCCTGGATCTCTCCGGCACCCTACATCCGCGGAGACGCGGCCCTCCCGTTCATCAACGGGATGTCGATGAGCGTCTACAATGTGGAGATGGTCAACTCGGGGCTCCCCTGGAACTGGAACATGATCGAGTCGATGGACATGGTCGAGGGCCCCGGGAACGCGGTCTTCGGGGCGGGCCAGGAGTCCTCGGGCTATGTCAACTATACGACCAAGCAGCCCTACTTCGACAAGTTCCGGGGCAACGCCTGGGCTTCGATGGGGATGTATCAGCAGTACATGTGGGGAGGGGATATGGGCGGGCCGGTCGACAAGGAGCACAAGCTCGCCTACCGGGTGAGCTACATGGGGATCGAGAGCGGGAGCTGGTACCAGACGGTCCACAACGACCAGCAGAACCTCTACATGGCCCTGGGCTGGAAGCCGGTCGACAACTACTCGGCCGATCTCTATGTCGATGCCGACTTTGCCTCCTTCTCCCCGATCGGCTACGCGGGCTTCAACC from Methylacidimicrobium sp. B4 includes these protein-coding regions:
- a CDS encoding glycosyltransferase family 2 protein, which translates into the protein MTAPLVTIGIPAYNREEWIAQAVESALAQSWPNKEVIVADDGSTDRTREILEGFGERVIVLALPGNSGPSNARNAILAVARGEWIQWLDSDDYLLPPKIETQLREAGEPSADVLLSPSLIEQWGEDGPGAPWIAHFPDPPDPFYLWLAFWFPQVGAQLWRREALLQIGGWTPGHLVDDYELYARALQKGLRFGFTPSPGAVYRMGRRFSWTSSKMRELLPAHNRETEAMLAWLVREGRMTSKLAEAAGIGFFQRLGAYKQLDPSEADRQLSRYGEWIWPVLPARDRRMLRLGLSYSQAARIKRLSKPWMSRAEGFFRSFRQNAAGNGSLP
- a CDS encoding glycosyltransferase family A protein; translation: MASPFVSIGIPAHDGAGTVAAAVESALAQSWPEKEVLVVDDGSTDPTRERLAPFLPRIRLLAQPNRGRAAARNALLEAARGEWIQWLDQDDVLLPQKIATQLGEASGGTDADVLYAPCLFDEGGETLRTQARCPEAALLGGWFAGELPQTGGYLWRRDALQELGGWSDRAPLFDDYELVGRALRHGLRFRLTPSPGAVWRIRRGPFSAERTRSFAHQKGGVLTEMARWLDEKEGWTAALHHSAGDAFFLVARWLARSGQAEEAERFFAEASARGWMRTPPSPLYRLLLGGLGFSQAERFSAALRRLPPA